From the genome of Glycine max cultivar Williams 82 chromosome 2, Glycine_max_v4.0, whole genome shotgun sequence, one region includes:
- the LOC100791935 gene encoding UDP-glycosyltransferase 71D1-like, with amino-acid sequence MGGSSEKNKNAELILIPSPGIGHLTSSLEFAQLLINRDNRLSVTILCIKFPFTPFADSYIRTALASQPKIKLIDLPLVEPPPRELALNSPEHYIWTFMESLKPHVRAIMQNILSHPVVGLVLDIFTMSMVDVGDELGIPSYMFMTSNVAFTAFMLFLLSRRMEDVFSDSDPDLSIPGFPDPVPPSVLPDAAFNKDGGYATYYKLAKRFMDTKGIIVNSFSELEQYAIDALSEEGQSRTPPVYAVGPLIDLKGQPNPNLDQAQHDKVLKWLDEQPGSSVVFLCFGSMGGFGPSQTREIALALQGSGLRFLWAMRSPPTSDNADRTLPEGFLEWMEEGKGMVCGWAPQVEVLAHKAIGGFVSHCGWNSILESLWFGVPILTWPIYAEQQLNAFWMVRGYELAVELKVDYRRGSDLVMAEEIEKGLKQLMDGDNVVHKNVKEMKEKARNAVLTGGSSYIAVGKLIDNMLGSN; translated from the coding sequence atgggtGGTAGCAGTGAGAAGAACAAAAACGCAGAGCTGATCTTGATTCCCTCGCCAGGAATTGGGCACTTGACTTCATCTCTAGAATTTGCACAGCTTCTAATCAACCGTGACAACCGTCTTTCCGTCACAATCCTCTGCATCAAGTTCCCTTTCACACCCTTTGCAGACTCTTACATCAGAACAGCTTTAGCCTCACAACCCAAAATCAAGCTCATTGATCTCCCTCTAGTGGAGCCACCACCACGGGAGCTAGCTCTCAACTCCCCTGAACACTACATATGGACCTTCATGGAAAGCCTCAAACCCCACGTCAGAGCCATCATGCAAAACATTTTATCACACCCAGTTGTTGGTTTAGTCCTTGATATCTTTACTATGTCTATGGTTGATGTGGGAGATGAACTTGGCATACCCTCTTACATGTTCATGACTTCAAATGTTGCATTCACAGCTTTCATGCTTTTCCTCCTCAGCCGTCGGATGGAGGATGTGTTCAGTGATTCTGATCCTGACTTGTCGATTCCCGGGTTCCCGGATCCGGTTCCTCCGAGTGTTCTGCCTGATGCTGCTTTCAACAAAGACGGTGGATACGCCACGTATTACAAGCTTGCTAAGAGGTTCATGGATACCAAAGGGATCATTGTCAACTCTTTTTCAGAGCTGGAGCAGTATGCTATTGATGCATTGTCTGAAGAAGGTCAAAGTCGAACCCCTCCTGTCTACGCTGTTGGCCCTTTGATTGATCTCAAGGGTCAGCCTAACCCTAATTTGGATCAAGCTCAGCATGACAAAGTGTTGAAATGGCTGGATGAGCAGCCAGGTTCTTctgttgtttttctttgttttgggaGCATGGGAGGGTTTGGTCCTTCTCAAACAAGGGAAATAGCACTAGCACTTCAGGGTAGTGGGCTAAGGTTCTTGTGGGCTATGCGTTCTCCCCCAACCTCAGACAATGCAGACAGAACCTTACCAGAAGGTTTCTTGGAATGGATGGAGGAAGGTAAAGGAATGGTATGTGGATGGGCACCCCAAGTGGAGGTTTTGGCACACAAAGCCATTGGGGGGTTTGTGTCTCATTGTGGATGGAACTCTATTTTGGAAAGCTTGTGGTTTGGGGTACCAATATTGACATGGCCTATCTATGCAGAACAACAGCTGAATGCTTTTTGGATGGTGAGGGGATACGAATTGGCAGTGGAGCTTAAAGTGGATTATAGAAGGGGTAGTGATCTTGTGATGGCAGAGGAGATAGAGAAAGGCTTGAAACAATTGATGGATGGAGATAATGTGGTGCACAAGAATGTGAAGGAGATGAAAGAGAAGGCTAGGAATGCTGTCCTTACTGGTGGGTCTTCTTACATTGCTGTTGGGAAACTAATTGATAATATGTTGGGAAGCAACTGA
- the LOC100800726 gene encoding josephin-like protein: MATENSQVYHERQRLQFCLVHALNSLFQQKDAFTRAKLNAISERLTLEDSNSETWTPLSVLFKPHHNVLTGNYDINVLIAALEEKGKTVVWHDRRKGASSIDVDAPEDVLMGFVINVAVTRFAGIWRSRHWIALRKIDGVWYNLDSDLTAPQPFFDTDKVREFLDSTLAHGGEVLIVMNEKQS; encoded by the exons ATGGCAACAGAGAATTCTCAAGTTTATCACGAAAGGCAAAGGTTACAGTTCTGTCTCGTGCATGCTCTCAACTCCCTCTTTCAG CAAAAGGACGCTTTCACTCGAGCAAAATTGAATGCAATTTCCGAAAGACTCACACTTGAAGACTCCAACAGTGAAACGTGGACCCCACTATCTGTTCTTTTCAAGCCCCATCACAATGTGTTGACCGGAAACTATGATATAAATGTTCTAATTGCTGCTTTGGAAGAGAAGGGAAAGACTGTGGTGTGGCATGATCGTAGAAAGGGGGCATCTTCCATTGATGTTGATGCACCTGAGGATGTTTTGATGGGGTTTGTGATCAATGTGGCAGTGACAAGGTTTGCTGGGATTTGGAGAAGTAGGCACTGGATTGCATTGAGGAAGATTGATGGGGTTTGGTATAACTTGGACAGTGACCTTACTGCCCCTCAACCTTTTTTTGATACTGATAAAGTTAGGGAGTTCTTGGAttcaaccttggcccatggtgGGGAGGTTTTGATTGTCATGAATGAGAAACAGTCTTGA
- the LOC100792458 gene encoding UDP-glycosyltransferase 71K2: MAEMNKKEELIFFSIPGSGHLPSSLELAQLLIKHHNHLSITILCMKLPYAPYSDAYIRSVTASQPQIQAIDLPQVEPPPQELLRSPPHYILTFLQTLKPHVKAIVKNISSSHSNTVVGLVIDVFCAPLIDVANDLGIPSYLYMPSNVGFLNLMFSLQKREVGDAFNDSDPQWLVPGLPDPVPSSVLPDAFFNKQGGYATYYKLAQRFKDSKGIIVNSFSELEQYAIDALCDGQIQTPPIYAVGPLINLKGQPNQNLDQAQHDRILKWLDEQPDSSVVFLCFGSRGSFEPSQTREIALALQHSGVRFLWSMLSPPTKDNEERILPEGFLEWTEGRGMLCEWAPQVEILAHKALVGFVSHCGWNSILESMWFGVPILTWPIYAEQQLNAYRMVREFGLAVELKVDYRRGSDLVMEEEIEKGLKQLMDRDNAVHKKVKQMKEMARKAILNGGSSFISVGELIDVMTGSI; encoded by the coding sequence ATGGCTGAGATGAACAAGAAAGAAGAGCTGATCTTCTTTTCCATACCTGGGAGTGGCCACTTACCTTCATCTCTCGAATTAGCACAACTCCTAATCAAGCACCACAACCATCTTTCAATCACAATCCTCTGCATGAAGCTCCCTTATGCTCCTTATTCAGATGCATACATCAGATCAGTTACAGCCTCACAACCTCAAATCCAAGCCATTGATCTCCCTCAGGTAGAACCACCTCCACAGGAACTATTGAGATCACCACCACACTACATCTTGACCTTCTTGCAGACCCTCAAACCCCATGTCAAAGCCATAGTGAAAAACATTTCATCATCTCATTCAAACACCGTTGTAGGGTTGGTCATAGATGTCTTCTGTGCACCCTTGATTGATGTTGCAAATGACTTAGGTATCCCTTCTTATTTGTACATGCCTTCAAATGTTGGGTTTTTGAATCTCATGTTTTCCCTTCAGAAACGTGAAGTTGGTGATGCATTCAATGATTCTGATCCTCAGTGGTTGGTACCGGGTCTCCCTGATCCAGTTCCTTCTAGTGTTTTGCCTGATgctttttttaacaaacaagGTGGATATGCTACTTATTATAAACTTGCTCAGAGGTTCAAGGACTCCAAAGGGATCATTGTTAACTCTTTTTCAGAGTTGGAGCAGTATGCTATTGATGCATTATGTGATGGTCAAATTCAAACACCCCCTATCTATGCTGTTGGTCCATTGATTAATCTGAAGGGTCAACCTAACCAAAATTTGGATCAAGCCCAACATGATAGGATATTAAAATGGCTGGATGAGCAGCCAGATTCTTCGGTTGTTTTTCTATGTTTTGGGAGTAGGGGAAGCTTTGAGCCATCTCAAACAAGAGAGATAGCACTAGCACTTCAGCATAGTGGAGTTAGGTTCTTGTGGAGTATGCTTTCTCCACCAACCAAAGacaatgaagagagaatcttaCCAGAAGGGTTCTTAGAGTGGACGGAAGGTAGGGGAATGTTATGTGAGTGGGCACCCCAAGTGGAGATTCTCGCTCACAAAGCCCTTGTGGGGTTTGTGTCTCATTGTGGATGGAACTCTATTTTGGAAAGCATGTGGTTTGGGGTACCAATATTGACATGGCCTATTTATGCAGAACAACAACTGAATGCTTATAGGATGGTGAGGGAATTTGGATTGGCAGTGGAGCTGAAAGTGGACTATAGAAGGGGTAGTGATCTTGTAATGGAAGAGGAGATAGAGAAAGGGCTGAAACAATTGATGGATAGAGATAATGCAGTGCACAAGAAGGTGAAACAGATGAAAGAGATGGCTAGGAAAGCTATTCTTAATGGTGGGTCTTCTTTCATTTCTGTTGGAGAACTAATTGATGTTATGACAGGTAGCATTTGA
- the LOC102668713 gene encoding transcription factor MYB119 yields MVRGESHGGDNGSQIYGYEAINASNPPLTAIDRFLCGHFSHQQQHARNNDASVFAAEEVFNNKWTHINQTPTLCMKNMQVSGKNAKVVGRRSKKQSSVCWIKGQWNQEEDRKLIMLVKQYGERKWAEIAEKLEGRVGKQCRERWNNHLRPDIKKDSWSEEEERILVDTHARVGNRWCEIAKRIQGRSENAIKNHWNATKRRQNSKRKNKKTKSSINGKPHILEDYIRSKTQIITNSNPTIGSISTTDTTPHITLSQDSAAYPLNPVFYEPFANELLSMQQIFTENVEASKHPKISPTSYLDYCQMNVDDVGECEYSLQYPDNNNMHLNDTSLFPRETHPTPSNHLPSDLYYPSHLFNVVTSNYGNQNLYNMDFRHQGCSDVKGERWI; encoded by the exons ATGGTGAGAGGAGAAAGTCATGGTGGTGATAATGGCTCTCAAATTTATGGCTATGAAGCTATAAACGCTAGCAACCCTCCTTTGACAGCCATAGATAGATTCCTATGTGGCCACTTTTCTCACCAACAACAACATGCAAGAAACAATGACGCAAGTGTTTTTGCTGCTGAGGAGGTTTTTAATAATAAGTGGACACACATCAACCAAACCCCTACACTGTGCATGAAAAATATGCAAGTTTCAGGTAAAAATGCGAAAGTGGTGGGAAGGAGAAGCAAGAAACAGTCTTCTGTGTGTTGGATCAAAGGACAGTGGAATCAAGAAGAGGACAG GAAACTGATAATGTTGGTGAAGCAATATGGTGAAAGAAAATGGGCTGAAATAGCTGAGAAGTTGGAAGGAAGGGTTGGCAAGCAGTGTCGAGAAAGATGGAATAATCATTTGCGTCCTGATATTAAG AAAGATAGTtggagtgaagaagaagagaggatATTAGTAGACACTCATGCCAGGGTCGGAAATCGTTGGTGCGAGATAGCAAAACGTATTCAAGGAAGATCAGAGAATGCCATAAAGAACCATTGGAATGCCACCAAAAGGAGACAgaattcaaagagaaagaacaagaagACAAAAAGCTCTATTAATGGAAAGCCACATATACTTGAAGACTACATCAGAAGCAAGACTCAAATAATTACTAACAGCAACCCTACAATTGGATCCATCTCTACCACAGATACCACCCCTCACATAACACTCTCACAGGACAGTGCTGCATACCCTTTAAACCCTGTGTTCTATGAACCTTTTGCAAATGAACTACTCTCCATGCAACAAATTTTCACGGAGAATGTTGAAGCCTCTAAGCACCCCAAGATATCTCCAACTTCATACTTGGATTATTGTCAAATGAATGTTGATGATGTGGGTGAGTGTGAGTATTCACTCCAATACCCAGATAATAACAACATGCACTTGAATGATACTAGTCTCTTCCCTAGAGAGACTCATCCTACCCCCTCAAATCACCTTCCTTCGGATCTCTATTATCCCTCTCACTTGTTCAACGTAGTAACCAGTAATTATGGGAACCAAAATCTGTATAACATGGATTTTCGGCATCAAGGATGTTCAGATGTTAAAGGAGAGAGATGGATTTGA